gaAATGATATATGGCGGAAGAACGCGAAGGAACGAAGAATGCGATCTATTGTTCAGTTGAAATTGTGTccttgttattaaaatattatcaaaggAGGACTGGAAAAGGATCAATGTATTTTATGTTCCACCATTGAATATAACAATTGTTCCCatgtaaaattctatttccaaataaaatatacttttatgagATGCACACGAAAAGTTGAAATcggaaaacaaatgaaaactGAACTCTTTAAGTCGAGTCTCGAGTAACTGCGTCGAAATGGGCTGACGAGATCGTCGATGTTCGatggaaaatgtttcaaacgTCTTTTATGTTGGCGTAAAGCGAGAGAAACAATGCCAGCATATAAAGGGTCTGTACGTGATCGTTCCTCGAGAGATTGAACGATCGTGTCAGTTCGGCCCCGTTAGAGGGACGATCGATTTCCAATGTCGACCAGCGACCCTCGCCTTAACGTCGTTTCCGCCGGAAGCTACGATCCTGGCGTCGGGAAGTAGTACATACGACCACTTGGCAATCCTCTCTCTCGACCTTGAACTCCTCGACTCAGACGATTACGAAGTCGCCGAGCCGATAAGAGAGTTACCGACTACATTTCTACGTGGATATCGTCCGTTCCAATTCCTAGCAACGTTTTCCTCACGTTTCCCGGGGAAAATTGTGATGCGAATCAACTGCGACTGAAAAGAACCTGACTTTCCGCTTCAACTGACTTTCCAACGATTTCTGGATTAATGTTACGTTAAGGCTATGTAATTCTCATCGATCGATAGTAGCGTATTAAGTTTGCACGtgattttctacattttatttgcaaaataatatcgttatacaactAGCGAAGTTCTGAAATCTAAAATATCGAACTTTATTTGTGAAGCGACAGATTCAAGATGATCTGTTTGCTTGAAATTCAAGAATATTTTGGGAGTTTTGAACACAGATATTTCTAGGAAAACCTTAATGTCTCATGAATAATATGTTTGGTTCTAGATCACTAACGAAGTCAAACGTTACATTATTAACCAAAATTAAACATGAGATATCGTACCACGACAGTAAGGACTTATAAAAAGCtataaataaacgatcgttttaaagaaatattgtgAGCCAAGTTACTGTTCTGgcgttaataataaaaacgaagACAGTCATTTCTGGAATCTCTAGCAAATTGAATACATAGGATTGGTGAACGAacgactattttatttttaaataaagggGTAACAGAACTATAGATATTTCTAACAAACATACTACAAAGTGAATATGCCTTCAACTTATCACAAAACCACTCTCAACGCGTGGATTTTGCACGAGTACGAGATATCGCGATTCCCGCTGCATTACGACTGCAACTTTTCATTGCGCGAATACTGCACGAACAGATCCATAAAACCGCAGAAGGCAGTTCGCCGCATCTGTGTAACACGTCGTAACAATGTTGCCGTTTGTTTGTAACAGAAACCACCGATGCTATTTGAGAAAACAACGAAAGTTGCGGATGTTGCTTTAAATTAATCTCTGTTAACCCTCACACCTTGATGTGGATCAGGATTATCAAGTATATAGAATACTTATGcgtaattattttctcaagacatattttccaacgacattcaaaatgaaaaaattatttattaaaagctATTTGATACTTTCACTGTTTCCGACGCACACGTTGCGTTTTTTTGGTTATTTAGACCGTGCTGCAAACGCAATTGTCGCGTTTCAGCTTTCATCGAATATTCGTTTCTGTCGCATCTTTTCACACTCGAAAAGAGAGAACTGTGTCGCTATAATACTTGTGTagatatttgcataaatattatagatattcTTATTATCCATTGAGTTTTGTTAATTGTCTGCTTAAACAATGATCGCTAATAAAGTTGAGTGCAGAACAAATTTCTGACAAAGGACATTAGCAAAAGTAAAATAGCTGCTGGGAAGAGGAAATAAAAGTTCAGTAACAGATGAAGGTGTTAAGATAATAACCTAAATTCTCCGTAGAATTAACCTAATTTCACGTGTTACTTTCCGAACAAATTTCTTGGATACCTTACGAAAGTTGGACTTCggataagaaaattttgtaatacgaAAAATGCCGAAAGAGGAACAGAACGAACATAACCAAGGACAGCGTAGAATTTCGAGGGGTGAAGATTGCGCCGCGTCCCTTTGAAAGGGTAGCGGTCGTTAGCGCGAGCAGACGAAGACGATAATGGACGAGCGTGCTGGTTAACAACGGTCGGTGCAAAGCAATGAAGCGCAACGCAGCCGGGGCTGTAACGAACGACAACGCTCAAGTAGAGAGTGGTGCATAAACGCGAGTCGATTTCGAGTACGTACACATGCACCTGAGGAAGCCAGGCCGGTGATTAGATTGTAACGTAGAACGCTGTAGGTACTTGTAATTACTTCGTGAAACGCGGTGCAACGCGACACCTGCGAGGAGATTATTTTACCAGAAAGAGATCTTTTCGTACGAAGGAACACCGTCACGACCACGTCAGATGATTTTAGCGAGTATCAAGGTTGTGAATTATATGCAACAAAGTCGATCGAACAGATAAACCGGCATCTCAGAGTGGCCGTGCCAACCGAACTATTCGGGTCATCGATAGATTCCTAGTTCCTAATCTTGGAATACAATCATAGTTTACTGGCCTATAATTAATACACGGTCGAATTTCTCGCGGAGATGTACAGTAGAACTCCATTTActggaacgaaattttagttaatgCCTGATTAATTGAACTTTTGCTGGTTGAATTCACTTACACGAACGTGAACTCCTGTTAAGCGAACGAAAAATAACAACGAGTGGAATAGAGCGAGTtcctattatataaattacaattatataaaccGTTTTTCATCGGACAAGTTCGAATGCATGGAGTCCTACCGTACCCTGTCTCGAGCGAGGCAAGGAAATGGTCGCGTGACAGGAATTGTGCAATGGGAATTAAAACACAGGTGATGAGCCCGTCGATTAGCAGGAAGTTAGGTAGTGTGAAAACAATGAACGAACGTGTGGGGTAAACGCGGAAAAGGGAGATGTAAACAAGTAAAGGATGACACACAAGCTGGCAGGGGACGAACGAACCGGGGAGGATAGCGAGCCAGAACATAGGGCCAAGCGCGATGCAAGCGGCAGGCTGGCGATACTCGCTCCAATTCCCGCCTCGAATAAGCTATTAATATCGTGGGCCCGTCGCAAATCAAGCCGGACGTAAAGTATGCCTGGAATGGTTGGTTGATTCTCTCCGCCTTCCCGTCCTCTCCAGCCTCTGCGCGAACACTCCCACACTCTCACGAGCCAATCTAGCCATAGGCAGGCATCCGATTCCCTTACAAATTTTCCAGCAATTTAGTCGCCAGCTGGAATTTAAAAACGCATTCAATGCGCGATCAACGATTCGACGAACACGCGCTAAATACACGGATAGTATGCAAGTTTGTATGCTTTTGAAATAATTGCGGAGTTTCCTGGTTGGTGGATGGTTATTCGCGAAAGAAAAGATGATTTGATCATTACCGTTCAGAGTTACTTAGGAAAAGATAGGTAAGATTCAATTGGAAAATTCGCTCgtttatacgtttgtacgatTTAAACCGTTCGGAAATCACATCGATTAAGTCTGTACATCGGAGAGTGTAGAAAATTGATGATTTTACAAacactgtttttttttttttttttttgatgtATCTCCGAATTTAGTTAAAGCATTTACTTGCGACGAATAAACGAATGGAACTTCTTTCTGAGAATTCGAATATTAATCGTGTATTTATGCgatcaaaataaagaataagaaGTGATTACTTAATAAGAAGTGAAGTTGATTAACTTCTAAAAGGTTCGTTTTACGGTCATACATTTGCATGATTGACATCAACGACGGTGTTGAAATTGCTCGAGAATTTCTCTGATTTTACGAATACACTATTCGGGGATTAGTGAGGAAGCAATGTCAACCAGCTTATTAACAACGACCAACCAATAACCCTTAAAGAGAATCTTAGCCAAGTCACGAGCTCGGTCTTCGACGATGACGCCGCTTAACGATCAGCTTAACGCGACGTTGGCATCCAAATTGGAATCCATCGTATTAGCGCGATCGATATTCAACGGAAACCTCTATTCCCTATCTAATCTTAGCGCAACTATCTTCGTAATACCGTATCAAATACAAAACCATTTCCAATCAtgttctcttttattttcaatcatCTACAATTCGccagaaaatacatttttcaagttgaattttaatatttcttcgaagtaaattccaatttttcaaatacttcaaaaatttcaatacacgttACATAGGGTGCATGGCATATTTCCTGTCAAATTGCAGCAGCTCAACTCTGCTATGgtcctcgaatttttatatcccAATTCCATTCttgttttaaaaaacataGCATACGTTTTTCCTAAAACGTTAAagaccattttattttttaaaacaagaaTGAGATTTTATGCATACTAAACTTTGTTAAGTATACATACaaatacacacatacacagtTTATTTATCACAGACTTATACACGTGTACACGGATAatattctgttcttttttccattcgtTATTACGACCAACAGATCGTGCTTCTGTACTTTGACGAGAAGATTAGAAACAGCCTGTAGTTCACGGGATATCCCATATCGGGCATGCATTTCCCCGTCTCTTTCTCGAGGCTGTCACGATCCTCTGGTGCCACCCACGAGTATGACGAAGCATATTTATGCCAACGGCTGTATGCCACAGACCCGCTGGCTGACCAGTCCGAGGATAAGCACCGGCTTCGCTCTATGATTTGTCGTTACGACCGACTTCTGCCGAGTTCCGTTTCCCCTTCCTCGACGTTCAACTTATCCGCAACCTGGTCGAACCTCTTCGTCGTCGTTTCATTCGTCGTGTCTGGCTGTCTCGCGACTTTTCACCGTGAAATTACGTTCGCCTCCAGCCCGCCAAGAGCGAGAGACTCCGTCTTTATCGTGGAATATCGTTGTAACAGTATTGGCGGGTTTTTTCCATACACGATAACTTCTCCCAAGGCATCGAGAAACCGTGCGCTCGTCGATCGGGACGCGAATCGCGTGCTTATGTAACGCCGTGGAGAAAGAGGGGGAAGAAAATGTGGTTTCACCTGTTCTAGGAAGCTCGAGCTACCGAGGATCATTGTTCGAATGTTAATTCTAGGTAAGACATGGAAACGCAAGCATGGATTGCGCAGCATAACGTTTGAATCGAGTATAGTAAATAGCGCgtttgaaaaagaaagtacAAGGTATTTGCAACTTTACATCTGGCTTATGACATCATAACCTCTTCACTTGAGAATCATACGATACGCTTTACGATCCATTTGATTAGACTAATTGCGTTATTattagtataaataaattttaaaaaacgatcgatttgatCATTCTTCGCGTCGCATTTGAGCAGTTCCTCTCAcagacaattttattttatatatactaaaGGATACGTGCATTTGTagactaaataaataaataagaatatgaaCGGTTTGGTTAAGCCTAAGCTCGATGACCCTGAAGTATATGAcgagttatattttttcacgatCGAGAATGATCGGGCGCTATAATCTTAAACAAATAAGATAATCTTCGATCGTGATCTAGATATGCCTCGTAACACCCCTAATATCATTCTGGCTCAAACAAATCCTTCttatttttcacttatttatttaattcactAGTAAACTGCTGGTATACACGAACCGAAATTCACAAGACGTAAATATGACGCGAAGCATGAATATGTTAATTAACTCAATGAAACTAGACACCAGTCGAGTAGAGAAAGAAATTCCGTTTAGTTGGTCGATCAACTAACTAATTTATCTGTGTTTCAATGACTGGCTCAAAAAAGGCATGGGACCTCGAAGACGAGGCAGTTTTCAGGAGAAAGAGGACACTCGAGGGGAAACTGAGAGAAGCTCGGCAAACCCCGTATCTCGCATTGACGCATTTACCCGGGGCCGAAGCAAATTATACGATGAGACGAAATCAATGTTTGGCCCGCAAGAACCGACAGAGTATCTATCGATTTCCGTAGCACGCGACGGAGTCGCTTCTAAAAGGGCCGACGCGGATTGGCCGCGTTCCAACGATTTCTCGGCACGATTCGTACGGTGATTCGCCGACCGTGATACATAGAATGCTTTTGATACGTGTCTCGGCTAATGTTAGCATTACTTGGAACACAAGGATCGTGAAAATAACGGAGCACAATGCTCGATTCTTTACACGTGTATCCGACAAATGTCACGTAGGACGATATCTTGAAGAATCTTTCGAAATCTTATTAAAACTTCATACGTATATCGATAGGATATGAGTGGAATAAACATAACGATACTCCTTTGAGAGGATATTGCAGGTTTTTCGTATTTTGCATCGATGTGTGGTAAAAGTATCGCGagaatttttgaatatttgaagaatgtcGAAAGGTCCTATTACGgtcttgtaaaattttgtaaacataTCTTCGATGAAAACGGAACAGGTTTTCCGAATTTGATATCACGccacagaaaaagaaaaaagaaaaatattacgatcCGTGTTGCAGAGTATTTGTACATGGTTCGCGATAAAAGCGTGGCTATGGTTTCGTTCCGCGTTATTACAGGAGAAACCGGTAGTTCGTAACGGTTACAGTACATATCGGTGCACCGTCTACTTCAAGCGATCGAGTAAATCTGGCGTTCAAAAAATTTCTCGCACACGACCATCGGAAACTCTACATTTCTTCCTAGCTACAAACATTTTACGACCTCGTAAACAGTCATTGACTTTTTAATCTCTTCCAAGTATACTATTAACGAGATCCACATTCCACACGCATAGAAACCAGAAATAGAAACCAGACCAAAGAACCAAAAAAATCCATTTCGATCTCCCGAAACCTCCAAATAAAATCGATCAACCCCAAACGAGAGATCACAGAACCGACGTAACGACGATACTCAACTACCGCAGCCGATTGCAGAGCAGTAAACGATCGAGCCTGATTCACGTAGAACGAATCGTTGAAAATACGCGATACGATAAAAGGTCGAACGCCCGAACAACTCgacctttctctctctcttcaaCTCCATTTCCCGTAGCGATACAAACGACGTGATTTATCATTGCGGAGAACGGGTCGAAAGTTTTATCACTCGTGTAGAACGTGTGAGAGAGAAAGTAAGGGCCGTGAAACAGTATCTGGACCTTAGATCGAGCCTCGCAGGACTTGCTTGAAAAGGAATAAGCATTTCGTATCTAAATATAAACACGTCAATCGCGCTAACCAGGAAATTAAAGACCGAGCAatagtttattataatattacaagtaCTTCAATCGCTTTCAATTTCGTAAGATTGTAGAATCTACGTGAAAGAAGCAATTTGGTGCTCTCTTACTCCTTACACGACACGAACTTTCTCgtacatttttttaagaaataaggatattgtaataataggtatcattttaaaagtaattaataacaGCTTGAACAccataagataaaaatatcacaaatattatatttatttatttaaaggaaTCGTCGTTCCTTTTATAATACCAACATTTTTAAGCGGCTGGCACAATGACGAACGAACGTacataaaagatttttatggTAAGCGATGAAATACtttcaaaaagaaataacattgaaGCGTCAATCGTCAAGTGCAATTTACAATAATGATTACATACTATTCCGTACATTGGGTGGACGGCGGCCAAACGTATCTTTCGCCTGATGACGCCGCCCCTAAGAATAAATCGCGCGAGCGGACTAATGACCCTGATCGGTGCGCGAGCGGCATTCTCGAGAGGTTCGCGAAATCGAGCGGATCGGTTAATTGCCGCGTAATCGCCGGGCAAGAACGAGGCCCCGGTGAAAAGCCTTCGACGTCCTCAGGCCGGGGTAAACCTTTTCAACCGCGCGCTCTCGTCGCGGCAATATTTGCATCCGGTAATTGGAAGGATACCGCCCCGTCGGCACAGCTAAGGAACCTATACAGCCTCTTtcgggagagagagagagagagagtgaggaGGAAAGGCAAAAGGAGGTGGAGAAACAGTGGAAGAGGCGGTGAGGCTCGTTCGAGCGGAGAGCACGACCATTCTGAAACACATGTACGAGGATTCAACCTTCCGAGAAGCCTTGCATCGCCGCCGCCCCCGTACCGAAAAGAAAGGCCCTCTCCATCGTGTAAACGTCGTGATAAAAGATCCCGAGAAATTCTGCGGTAAGCTGAATCGACCGAATCCACGATGCGACGCAACAAAATGCCAACGTCGTCGGAAATTAAGCCGTTCGATAAAGACGATCGTGGCAATCCTGTGAATTACTCGATCGGTCGCATCGGATCCGATAATAAAAAGCTTCTAAGAAGAGAAGTAGTCGCGCAGGTTGGAGATTTAAGGTGGTAaggtattatttaattttggttTGAGTTAGGTTTACGATTTGATATTCGATTATAGCGAAGAGTTGATATGTACAGATTTACCGTGGGATTCGATTTTGTGGACCATGTAGTTTTTAAATGTCTCTGCCGCTATGTTAAAAAATGAGACGATATACAGTAAAACTATAGTACATAGAAGCGTATTGTATATAGGTGCAGTATacatatcaaataaaatccGCATAATTCGTCTtcaaatttgtacaaaatatccaaTGGGTCTTTCTTCCAACCGAATACTAGACAGACATCTATCTCTGTTATCTTGCTCGATAGAAACATCCTATTTATAgcatttcttcgtttttcaagATACCtcgaaatatatgaaattctcCATGTTTTATATCCTATAAGTAAGTTTCTGTTATATGAGATTTACatcggaaaaataaaaatgacacAAAGAAAAGGTTGGACagtagatagaaaaattttaactaAGCAGAAAACCATTATGGATCATAGATCAATGTAGTATTTCCAGCTATCTTCTACACCATTTAAGAGTGACTAAGAAAGAACACAGAAAGTTCTATCTCGGAGAAATATTTGGCCTACGGTGCTTTCGAGTTGTGAAGGATATTTAGGGAGGGAAAATTGACCTGAAAGATTTCTGAGAATGAAGGAGATCCGGAGTGGTTTCGTTGGAATTATATCCCTGTATTGTGGATGCAGCTTTCGGTAGGATTATAAAAGTAACGCTCGGTTAATTCGGCTAGAACATTCCCAGATTACTTGCAAATAATGCTCGTACAGGGTGTGCATCGTTTTCCTGAACGTACAGCCCGTGGCTTTACGAAGAGAAAATACGCAAAAACAAcatttatcgatcgataaatttctGCCCCGATACCTGACCAGGCCGTAATTTACAGTCGCTTATGCGaggttgaaattaattaccgGTCCCTTCCCCCGGACGAACTTACCAATTCATTTCGTGTGCGCGCGCGTAACTAATTTAAGCCGCGATTATTAATGGTCCAGCGGAAcacaatgtaatattaataacatttatttgacCAGCGGCGAGCAACCACCGCGGTTACTCGcgatatttttaagtaaagtTGAATCGCATCGTCTCCACGAGATAATAAGAACTTGCGAAAAAGGATTACCGAACGCTTAAAGAACGAATAAAGAAACGAGACGTcgatataaaatgttaaaactgCTAATCTGACCACTTTATCTTATTTGTAGAATGAAAGATTTCGTTTTAATCCATGAGAAAATACTGAGAATGCTGCTGTTGAAAGGTTTACTACGCAGTGAGAAACTAACACTATCAGAGACGAAAGAAGCGTTGCACAATGAGCAGTGGCTCGTGATCATCCTACATGGAATCGGTTAGCAATGGACACACCGTAATAGCCAATTTTTTTGAAACTCGTATATACTTTCGTAATCTctgtacaatatataaaaagctAACTAGCTTTTAGTTACAACATCAAATGCCACTTGCGattagtttttaaatttctccGTCACTGTAGGAATCAATGACGACATAGTGTTACAACTGTTCCATGGTATATACCAAAtgatgtaaaaaatatctaattaaCTTCCAGCTTGCCTGtcctttattattaaattactaatcaaatctaaataaaactatgtgtaaatattgaaaagaaataaagacgATGGtttataaagaagaaaaccACGTCCAGAATAAAATGCCCCGAGTCCGGAACGTTTTATCCGTTTTAGCGGATGCTGTTTCGGCTGACAGGATTCCGAGGCTGGGCGCAACCTTGAAAACTTTGGTGATTAATGTTCGGTAGCGAGATCGCGGCGAGTTTAGGGAAAAAGAAGCAACACGGACACGGTATCCCCGAAATCTATCCGTGCAGACGGGTTGGTCGGAGTGGAGAACGTCCTGTACTCTGTCGCGAACTCGGCCGGGCTATGTatcaataatgaaaaattgcgGACCGCTCCGAGGACGCAATAAATCTCCGGTCACCGCTACAAAATCGTTACACCGCTCGAATTCGGGTTAATTGATTCGTCAATTGGATACGAGAACCGACACCGAGCGTCCGCGCGATAATGTAAATGAGCCTCTGGTGCCCCGGTATCGCGTGATCTTCGATGAAACTTGTTAACCAATAATTGGTTTAATTTCGTCGTGTATAAAATCAATCGCTCGTTCAAAGTCATTGGCAAGTACATCCTACAATTCCATTTAATCGGTCCTATTTTGCCGATCGATTCGTTCGTCCCATGGAATTACCAACAAAAAGAATggcaaaaattatttgtcataaAGTTTTCTActtgtaaatgaaatatcgttacTATAAGTCGACACTTCTTCTGTCGCGTGAAACGACAAAATCAAATGTAATcaatactaatttataacatcaCTGTATGTTGCGTAATGTGATTCTATGCAAAAGTAATCGAATTAAAATGATGACTTCCCACCTGTTTTTCCTTAATCAGAAACTTCTGCTCTCATAGAatcagaaattaataaacgaatatttagTCGGATTTGCTttaattcttgcaaatatgaatataatataattgaagaCAATTgataaatacgataaaagaTGAATAAACTTCGAAGTATTAACAAGATGAATGACCCATCTTTCTTGATTTACTAATTAACTAAATACGCCATTTCTACAAAGATAACAGTAATAGCAACTATTTTTCGCATGTTTCTCCGACAAAGTGTACACAAGATTTGATTCAGCGGGGTGTTCGTTAGGAGGCAATTTGTGTCGCGAATTGGCACGTGCGCGACACAGTGCGCTCCAGCGGAAACCAATGACCCGAGAGCTTATGCCCCTCATTTCCGTCCCTCTTTTCGTCTTTCTGCCATTGGCTTGTCATCGACTGGCAGAAACGAGCGCGGACGGGTTACCAACCAGAGTCATCCATTATCCCGACGTGCATTGCTACTCCTCTGTATCCAAAACCCTCTGGCGTTGAACAAAGCGAATCGTCTCCCTCGTAGAGACCCATGCGTGTCGTTAACGAATCCCAAGAATATTTGCATGACCACTACGCTTCGTTCTTACCTTCAGTTACCGAACATTTGCTCAATTTTCTATCGTATTTGTATTCGTCTATCAATGAAACACGATTTTCAACAGACACGTGTATTCTAAAGTTTCGTACACTGCCATTCAGAACTAGCAGGGCATCTACTGTCTACATATATTTGACAATTAATCTAaattaccaacgaaacgattgATCGATCAGAGTTTCGTTTTCGAGTAAGATTCGTGAGATCTAAAAtacattgtaaaaaataaaatatagtacgAACTTGTAAgaactataatatttagaagaatTGCAGTAATATagtgaattataataattatcgcCTCCAGAGTTTTTTAAATGCTATAGAAAAGTTTGAGGTGTAAGAGAAAGGTGAATTAgtaattcttaattattagtaaattattagTGTCGTATGAACGGAAGGATAAAAGatttaatcgaaaatatatcgaatcaTACGATCTAtatatccattttattcttcgtataaaattttctcaaaatgGGCCATTTTTCTTCTACGTTTCATAAAACTCCGTATAGAATAACTT
This Bombus pascuorum chromosome 1, iyBomPasc1.1, whole genome shotgun sequence DNA region includes the following protein-coding sequences:
- the LOC132916029 gene encoding uncharacterized protein LOC132916029, which translates into the protein MITYYSVHWVDGGQTYLSPDDAAPKNKSRERTNDPDRCASGILERFAKSSGSVNCRVIAGQERGPGEKPSTSSGRGKPFQPRALVAAIFASGNWKDTAPSAQLRNLYSLFRERERERVRRKGKRRWRNSGRGGEARSSGEHDHSETHVRGFNLPRSLASPPPPYRKERPSPSCKRRDKRSREILRMKDFVLIHEKILRMLLLKGLLRSEKLTLSETKEALHNEQWLVIILHGIG